The genomic window AATGCGGTTACTTTATTTTCGAAAACAGGAAGATTTATGCCTTTTAACGCTGCTTTTTTCTTATCCGGATAGCCCTGTCCTGCATACCAGAAGTATAAATCTTTTACCTTTATTTTTTCTTTTTCTGACATAAATGCCTCCTATCCTTTATATTTCCAGTGGACAATTCCCCTTGAAATTAAGGTAACAAGTAAGATAAAGAATGTAATAACAAAGGATGCAGCCCATGCCTTTGTATGCCAGTCTTCATAAGGCCCCATTGCATAAACAAATATTGTAACTGTTAAGGATGCCATTGGTTCGTTCATATTCATTGTGAAGAAAGAGTTATTAAATGAAGTAAATAAAAGTGGTGCTGTTTCACCTGCAACACGGGAGATAGAAAGAATAATTCCTGTCAAAATTCCTGTTGCAGCAGATTTATAGACAATATCTTTGATTACTGTGAAATATGAGGCTCCAAGTGCAAAAGCAGCTTCCCTTAAAGTCCATGGGACAAGGGAAAGCATATCTTCTGTCGTTCTTAGAACAACAGGTATCATTATAAATGCCAGTGAGGCTGCCCCTGCCCAGCCATTGAAACCGTAAATCCTGTCAACAAGTTTTTGACTGAGTATTATAAAAAATGCTATACCTGCCACTACGGCGATTATAACCTGTATATTTTTGATAAATTTACCTGTTTTAGGATTATCTATATTAAATAGTTTTCCGGTTATTAAATTTAAAATTCCATATATGATGATTGCCAAAATAGCTGCCAAAAATCCAACAGCAACCTCTCCACCCCAGTTAATATGTCCCTGAGGTTTAACAAGAATAGCATATATAAATGTGCCTACTACAATAGAAGGAACAGACACCATAATGTCAGATAAAAAGCTTATAAGCTGTGCCCATTTGGTTCCTCTTGCATATTCAGCAATAAATGTTCCTGCAAGGACACCGATAGGAACTCCAATGATTATTGAGAAAAACACTATTTCAAGCTGACCAACAAATGCATTCCTTAATCCACCCCCCGGAATTCCAGGAGGAGCAGGGTCTTCTGTGAAAAGTTCAAGATTAAGGCCGCCTATTCCGTGTCTAAGAACATCAAAAAGTATAAATCCCAGCCAGAAAAGACCAAAAGCAGCTGCAAATGTAGATAGGGATAATGCTATAAAACTTTTGATTTTCCGCCTTTTTACAAGGTTCATCTTGAATATCCTCTCTCAGCTTTCATAAGGAAGTATTTGGCAATAGCAAGGATTATAAAGCTGAGAACAAACAGTATTAAAGCCAGATAAAACAGAGAAGATAGATATATATCCGAATCTGCCTCTGTAAACTCATTTGCCAGTGTTACTGTTATGGTAGCAGCTGCATCAAATAAGGAAGTTGTAATCTGATGGTTATTTCCAAGAACAAAAGCAACAGCCATTGTTTCTCCAAGAGTTCTACCAAGGGCAAGAACGATACCACCGTATATACCAAGTTTTGCATAAGGTATCATTACATCTTTAACTACTTCCCATTTTGTAGCACCTAAGGCATAAGCAGACTCTTTCATTATATTAGGTGTAAGATTAAGGGCATCTCTGGCCACACTGGCAATAAATGGAATTATCATTATGGATAAGATAAAACTTGCTGTAAAAAGATCTATTCCCTGTGGTTCCCCCTGGAATAATATTCCAATTACAGGGATTTTCCCTAAGGTTTTTTGTAAAAATGGTTCAACATAATTTGCCATTATCGGTGCAAGGGTAAAAAGTCCCCACATACCGTATATAATACTCGGAATTGCAGCGAGCATTTCTATTGCAATTCCTATTGGTGTCTTCAGGAATTTTGGGGATACTTCTGCAAGGAATATAGCTATTCCCAGTGCAACTGGAATTGCTAATACAAGGGATAAAACAGTGGTAATTATAGTTCCAAATAATGGTGCTGCAGCTCCAAAGACTTCCCTAACAGGGTCCCAATCATTTGTAATTATGAAATGTAAAACACCAAATTTATGAATAGCAAGGGAAGATTCATCATATAAAACGAAAAATGTAGAAAGAACTAAAGTTAAAATTAGAAAAGATGCAAGGAAAGAAATAATTCCAAAAGCAATATCAGATAAAGGAAGTTTCCTTAGTTTTTTCATCTTATTCTTCTTACCTGCATGATGTTTTTTTAATTATAACAAAAAAAGAGCATTAAAGCCCTCAAGCAAAAGCATTATGTTTGGCGGCAGCAGGCTTGGACTAGACGAGATATATAAAAAAGGGCTAAAGAGCCCCTAAAAAGTTTATTTTTCTGGATAAATACCGTTTTGCTTCCAGTAATTGTAGATTTTTTCTTTGAGTTCTTTTGGAAGAGGAACATAATAAAGGTTTTCAGCTATTTTATCTCCGTTCTCAAATGCCCATTTGAAAAAGGCATTTACTTTTTTATTTACAGCTGTTTTTTCCCTTGCCTCAAG from Persephonella sp. includes these protein-coding regions:
- a CDS encoding ABC transporter permease subunit codes for the protein MNLVKRRKIKSFIALSLSTFAAAFGLFWLGFILFDVLRHGIGGLNLELFTEDPAPPGIPGGGLRNAFVGQLEIVFFSIIIGVPIGVLAGTFIAEYARGTKWAQLISFLSDIMVSVPSIVVGTFIYAILVKPQGHINWGGEVAVGFLAAILAIIIYGILNLITGKLFNIDNPKTGKFIKNIQVIIAVVAGIAFFIILSQKLVDRIYGFNGWAGAASLAFIMIPVVLRTTEDMLSLVPWTLREAAFALGASYFTVIKDIVYKSAATGILTGIILSISRVAGETAPLLFTSFNNSFFTMNMNEPMASLTVTIFVYAMGPYEDWHTKAWAASFVITFFILLVTLISRGIVHWKYKG
- the pstC gene encoding phosphate ABC transporter permease subunit PstC, with product MKKLRKLPLSDIAFGIISFLASFLILTLVLSTFFVLYDESSLAIHKFGVLHFIITNDWDPVREVFGAAAPLFGTIITTVLSLVLAIPVALGIAIFLAEVSPKFLKTPIGIAIEMLAAIPSIIYGMWGLFTLAPIMANYVEPFLQKTLGKIPVIGILFQGEPQGIDLFTASFILSIMIIPFIASVARDALNLTPNIMKESAYALGATKWEVVKDVMIPYAKLGIYGGIVLALGRTLGETMAVAFVLGNNHQITTSLFDAAATITVTLANEFTEADSDIYLSSLFYLALILFVLSFIILAIAKYFLMKAERGYSR